The Porites lutea chromosome 4, jaPorLute2.1, whole genome shotgun sequence genome contains a region encoding:
- the LOC140936035 gene encoding ATP-dependent DNA helicase Q1-like — translation MADLSSSFSKVCEQFKFSELNKHQKEAIISAVLKKKDVFVSLPTGFGKSVIFQALPMVFDDFTGESGHIVIVVSPLLSLIKDQTERLRQLGISCVSLSDVSTQGDIDLVEGGFYSVVYATPESLLKNERWRRMLSSNLYQQKVCAIAVDEAHVIKQW, via the coding sequence ATGGCGGATCtatcttcttctttttcaaaagtGTGTGAACAATTCAAGTTTAGCGAGTTAAACAAGCATCAAAAAGAAGCGATTATATCTGCGGTGCTGAAGAAAAAGGACGTATTTGTTAGTTTACCAACTGGCTttggaaaatctgtcatttttcAAGCTCTACCTATGGTATTTGACGACTTCACTGGCGAGTCTGGCCACATTGTGATTGTTGTTTCGCCTCTGCTTTCCCTCATTAAGGATCAAACCGAACGCTTACGACAGTTAGGAATATCCTGCGTAAGTCTGAGCGACGTGAGTACGCAGGGAGATATAGATCTCGTTGAAGGAGGATTTTATTCGGTTGTTTACGCAACGCCAGAGTCGTTGTTAAAGAATGAACGATGGCGAAGAATGTTATCCTCGAATTTGTATCAGCAAAAGGTGTGCGCCATTGCAGTAGACGAAGCTCATGTCATAAAACAATGGTAA